The genomic region CTGGTATCGGAAGCGTCGGATCGCTGGATGCATCATCCATGAATGCTATATACTGCCCTCGTGTATCACGAAAAATTCCATTATAGATAATACCGAGGTGTTTGGCATCGTAGGTAAAAATATGATTATCACGAATAAATGCTCTGTAACTGTTTGTACGGTCATAGATGATCCCATTATCAAGCCATCCGATAGTTCGTCCATGGCGGTTAAATATAGGTTGCATTAGGGCTTCTCCTTTAATCATAATTTTCAGGGAATCAATTGTATCGTATATTTCTCTTAAATAGATAAATATTTATTAGTATTTTTAAACACTAATGATTTGTGTAATATACCATAAAAGTCATATTATGGTCATAAATAGTCAATTTAATATGACTGATATGTGACTTTATAACATTTATTTAAGGATATAAGTCTTAAACTGTTTATCTGTTTTAACACTTACATAAATATCGAATGTGTATTTAGGTAAAGAGAATAGCTCTTTATACGCATGTGCATCACATTGACTCAGGTGAAGACATATCTGTATCGGTTACGGATAATATAATGGGACCATCGTGTCAGAGAATGATGATAAAAGTGAAGAGCAATTAAAAGATGTGTTAAAGCTTGGTGAATGTAAATACTATTTAGATGAAAAATCATTCTTTTCTTTCATCTAAATTATCCTTTGAAAAGGGGAGACAATGTTTAACAATTCAATGGCATATATAGAAATGACATTATCCAACAGTCATGATAATCATCAGTTTTATATTGATGCAGATGATATGAAAGAGTTGATGGATAGTGCGTATGAAGTTGTTTCAAATACTTTTGATAAGATTGAAAAGTTTGATATTACTTCATTTAACTCCAATGTAATCAATATTGATCATTTCAGTACATTGATCGGTATGCGATTTAACAATGCTTAAGAGTTTATGACTCAGAATCCACGTGTATATCCGTTTTTGCCTTTATGAGTAAAAACGGGTAAAAATTATTTACTTGCTTCTTTCATATCAATTAGAAATTGCTGTTGTACTTGTTGTAGTTTAGGCATCATTTCCAAGCTTACTTTTTGCACTTCTATCATTGTTTTTTGCATTAAAGTAGGCATCTTGTTGATGAGTGCTTTTCCGGCAGGTGTTTTGTAAAATACGATTATCCCATCGATTTCTTCTTGGCTAAAGGTCTCTTTGTAGAGACGGATGTACATTGGTTCGAGCTTTTCCCATGAGACTTCATCTTGCATAACTATCAACATGTTTTTCTTCATCTTTTCAATTGCTTTCATTTGTTTGGGAGTAGGATTTTTACCTACAAGAATCTGCTGAATTGATCGATTAATCATCGTCTCTGATTGTTCTTTGATTGTATCAACGAGTTTACGTGCTTCTGCAACTTCTAAAAGCTCTTGTATAGAACTATCACTGGCAGGTGCTGCCATCAGGGTTGCGGATACGATCAAGAGAGAAAGGATGATACGTTTAAAGTGAAACATAATGGGAACTCCGTTGGTATTGTGTGGAAATTTTGAGTGTCATTATAACAAAAATACATAGTTTTATATATAAAATATTGTTTTTAATCACCTCCGCATCCACCCCCACAACTGCCACCATCACCGCTATCACTGCCTGAATCGCCTCCGCAACCACTACTGCATCCGATATCACTCGTACAATAACCATCACCGTATGCGGGAGAAGCAGGATCGTTGCAATCAAGAACATAGTGATAGCCATCGGAGATGAGAAGGAGCGCATCGATACCAAATATCATCGGCAGTCGATCGGGTTTTTTAGGATCGATTTTTTCGTTGGTGCAGGCGAGCCTCCATGCCCTTTTTATCCCCTCTTGTGCCAG from Sulfuricurvum sp. harbors:
- a CDS encoding 4-fold beta flower protein — encoded protein: MQPIFNRHGRTIGWLDNGIIYDRTNSYRAFIRDNHIFTYDAKHLGIIYNGIFRDTRGQYIAFMDDASSDPTLPIPEITPTPPIPSIPPAMPIPPQPSNISLAFSHWNPLKWEDFLDG
- a CDS encoding DUF2059 domain-containing protein, which gives rise to MFHFKRIILSLLIVSATLMAAPASDSSIQELLEVAEARKLVDTIKEQSETMINRSIQQILVGKNPTPKQMKAIEKMKKNMLIVMQDEVSWEKLEPMYIRLYKETFSQEEIDGIIVFYKTPAGKALINKMPTLMQKTMIEVQKVSLEMMPKLQQVQQQFLIDMKEASK